The nucleotide sequence TCGGCGGGGGCTTCGCCAGATCGCATTCCTGCCTATCTGTTGGCCCGCAGGGGACCTTCACGGATGTTGCGGATTGTTGCTCATGCGGCGCTGATGGCCGGTGCCCTCGCGCTGGCTTCTTGCGGCTTTGCCGATAGCCGCGCGCCGGTGCCCGAATTCATGCGGCTGAAGGAAGCCGAGCAGCCGGCGCCCGAGCCAGCGCCCGACGTCAAACGCGTGGTGCGCGAGCAGATCAACGTGGTGTTCCTGAACACGTCCTATCCGCGCGAGGTGCACGTCGCCCCGCCCCATCGCGAGGTGCGGGGACCGGGCTGGACCGCCTGCGTCCGCGCACAGCTCACCTCCGCCACCGGCTCCGCGCTCGGCACCCAGATCTACATCGTGACGATCAACGGGGGAAAAGTGGTCGATCGCCGCCGCGCGGAGGCGGACGACATCTGCGGATCGGAGACTTACGAGCCGATCTAGGAACAATCACGCGATCCTAGGAACAATCACGCGATCCGGTTCCGGGAAAAACCTGTCAATTGACCGGAACGATCGCCGCCTCGCATTCTTGTTACCGCCGAGGGCAGTTTCGGAGGAGGACACGATGAGAACATTCACGATTGCACTGCTGGCTGGCGTCGGGGCCCTCGCTGCGGCGAGCGGCGCGAAAGCCGCCGACGTCTACACGACCAGCGAATACACCAGCCCAGATCTCATTCAGGAAGTCCGGCTCGTCTGCGACGACGCCGGTAATTGCTATCGCACCCGTGGCGGCTCACGCGTGATCGTGCGCGATTCCTACGCCACCATGCCGCGCGACCGCTATTACGAGCGGCGCACCTATCGCGACTGGGACGATGGCCCGCGTGCCGGCGTCGGCATTCGCGCGCCCGGCGTCAGCGTTGGCGTCGGCGTTGGCGATCACTGGTAGACCATGACGGCGGGACCGGTCGAGACGAATCGCCCGGTCCCGTTGACGTGCTTGAACGGGATTGCCGACGTCAGGCGGCAACCGTCTGCTGCTGAAATTGCTCATAGGCTGCGATCGCATCGGCGGCGTACATCAGTGACGGCCCGCCTCCCATGTAGACGGCCATGCCGAGCGTCTCCTCGACCTCCTCGCGCGTCGCTCCCAGCTTGACGAGCGCTTCGGTGTGAAAACCGATGCAGCCGTCGCAATGCGCGGCGACGCCAAGGGCCAGCGCCATCAGCTCCTTGGTCTTCTTGTCGAGCGCGCCCTCGCGCGTGGCGGCCTGGGCAAGCGCGGCAAATCCCTTCATGGTGTCGGGAATGTCGCCCCGCAGCTTGCGCATGTTGGCGGAGATGTTTCTGGTGATGTCGACGTAGTTCTTGTCCATGACTTACTCTCTGCGGTGACTTCAGGTTTCGAGCGGATCGGCTGGCGCGACGATTCGCCTTAGCGACGGCAAACGAGCGACGAAGCGTGCGAGCACCATGCCGGCGCACATCGCAGCGACGAAGATGACGGCGGACGCCGAGCCGAATCCGAGCGCAGTCAGCGCCGGGCCCGGACAGAAGCCCGCCAGTCCCCAGCCAACGCCGAAGATCGCCGGACCCGCGACGATCCTGGAATCGATGTCCCTTCGTGAGGGAAGATAAAATCGCTCGGCGAAAAACGGTCGCGCCCGCCTCAGGACACGATTGAAGCCGGTGAAAGTCACGGCCACCGCACCGGCCATCACGAAGGCAAGGCTCGCATCCCACGTTCCTGCGGGAATGCCGCCAACATCGAGGAAATTCAGAACCTTCGCCGGGTTCGACATGCCGGAGACGATGAGGCCGAGACCGAAGATCAGGCCGATCACGAATTGAACCGGGATTGCCATTGCCGTCAGCCCCAGTGCCGCATCACGAAGACCGTCGCCATGCCGGCCGCCATAAAGGTGATGGTCGCGACCAGCGAACGCGCCGAGAGCCGCGACAGGCCGCAGACGCCGTGCCCGGAGGTGCAACCGCTGCCCCACACCGAACCGAAGCCGGTGAGCAGTCCGCCGACGATCAAGATGGCCGGCCCCGCCTCAATCGTCTGCGCGGGCAGGCTTCCGGTGCCGAGCCGAACCAGCACGGGCGCGGCAAGCAGACCGACAACGAAGGCGAGCCGGCCGGCGAATTCGCGGTCCTCATAGGGCGGAAACAGCCGCGCCGCGATGCCGCTGACGCCGGCGATCCGTCCGGTCGCCCACATCAGCAGAACGGCCGACAGGCCGATCAGCGCGCCGCCGACGAGGGAGGCAATCGGCGTAAATGATGTCGAACCCATCAGAACCTCCGGATTTAGAACACTCTCGGCGGCAACGTTATTTAGTTGTTTCTTATTTTCGAATGTACTAATATATTGATCGATCATGAAGCGCAAGCCCCGGAATCAGGAATTGCTCGCCCTAGAGGAGAAGGCCGAAGAGGCCTGCCGCCTCCTCGCGGCCATGGGCAATCCCAAGCGGCTCCTGGTTCTCTGCAACATGCTGGACGGCGAAAAATCCGTCGGCGAACTCGCCGACATCGCGGGGCTGTCGTCGGCCGCACTATCGCAACATCTCGGAAAGATGCGCGCATTGAGCCTGGTCAAACCCAGGCGGGACGGCCAGACGATATACTACAGCATCGCGAGCCCTGAGGTCCGCGCGGTGCTGGAGACTTTGTACCGCCTCTTCTGCGCACCGGAATAGGGCTGCTGGCGCAAACCCGGGGAGCGCAGCATGACCGACGACACCTTCATCGAGGGACCTCTCTACGAGAAGCGAAGGAAGGTCTATCCGCAGTCGGTCCACGGCCCTTTCCGCCGCATCAAGTGGGCGATCCTCGGCGTCACGCTCGGGACTTATTACCTGCTGCCGTTCGCGCGCTGGAATCGCGGGCCCGGCTTGCCAGATCAAGCCGTGTTGATCGACCTGCCGCATCGCCGCTTCTACTTCTTCTTCATCGAGCTGTGGCCGCAGGAGGTCTACTATTTCACCGGCCTGCTGATCATCGCGGCCATGACGCTGTTCCTGATGAACGCGGTCGCGGGCCGTCTGTGGTGCGGCTACATGTGTCCGCAGACGGTGTGGACCGACCTGTTCTATGCCGTCGAGCGCTGGGTCGAGGGCGATCGGCGCGAGCGCATGCAGGGCGACAAGCGCTACTGGACCTTCGATCACATCCGAAAGGTCGCGCTGAAACACTTTCTCTGGGTCATGATCGCCTGGTGGACCGGCGGCGCCTGGGTGCTGTA is from Bradyrhizobium xenonodulans and encodes:
- a CDS encoding ArsR/SmtB family transcription factor; translated protein: MKRKPRNQELLALEEKAEEACRLLAAMGNPKRLLVLCNMLDGEKSVGELADIAGLSSAALSQHLGKMRALSLVKPRRDGQTIYYSIASPEVRAVLETLYRLFCAPE
- a CDS encoding carboxymuconolactone decarboxylase family protein, which encodes MDKNYVDITRNISANMRKLRGDIPDTMKGFAALAQAATREGALDKKTKELMALALGVAAHCDGCIGFHTEALVKLGATREEVEETLGMAVYMGGGPSLMYAADAIAAYEQFQQQTVAA
- a CDS encoding DUF6691 family protein, which gives rise to MAIPVQFVIGLIFGLGLIVSGMSNPAKVLNFLDVGGIPAGTWDASLAFVMAGAVAVTFTGFNRVLRRARPFFAERFYLPSRRDIDSRIVAGPAIFGVGWGLAGFCPGPALTALGFGSASAVIFVAAMCAGMVLARFVARLPSLRRIVAPADPLET
- a CDS encoding YeeE/YedE family protein gives rise to the protein MGSTSFTPIASLVGGALIGLSAVLLMWATGRIAGVSGIAARLFPPYEDREFAGRLAFVVGLLAAPVLVRLGTGSLPAQTIEAGPAILIVGGLLTGFGSVWGSGCTSGHGVCGLSRLSARSLVATITFMAAGMATVFVMRHWG